In Macaca nemestrina isolate mMacNem1 chromosome 9, mMacNem.hap1, whole genome shotgun sequence, a single genomic region encodes these proteins:
- the LOC105490624 gene encoding phytanoyl-CoA dioxygenase, peroxisomal isoform X2, producing MRDVTISKSEYTPSEKMTTKVQDFQEDKELFRYCTLPEILKYVECFTGPNIMAMHTMLINKPPDSGKKTSRHPLHQDLHYFPFRPSNLIVCAWTAMEHIDRNNGCLVVLPGTHKGSLKPHDYPKWEGGVNKMFHGIQDYEENNARVHLVMEKGDTVFFHPLLIHGSGQNKTQGFRKAISCHFASADCHYIDVKGTSQENIEKEVVGIANKFWRDENSMDLKDIWMFRARLVKGERINL from the exons ATGAGAGATGTGACCATTTCGAAATCGGAATATACTCCAAGTGAGAAGATGACCACGAAGGTCCAGGATTTCCAGGAAGATAAGGAGCTCTTCAGATACTGCACTCTCCCCGAG atTCTGAAATATGTGGAGTGCTTCACTGGACCTAATATCATGGCCATGCACACAATGTTGATAAACAAACCTCCAGATTCTG GCAAGAAGACGTCCCGTCATCCCCTGCACCAGGACCTGCACTATTTCCCCTTCAGGCCCAGCAATCTCATCGTTTGTGCCTGGACAGCAATGGAGCACATCGACCGGAACAATGGTTGTCTGGTTGTGCTCCCAGGAACACACAAGGGCTCCCTGAAGCCTCACGATTACCCCAAGTGGGAG GGGGGAGTTAACAAAATGTTCCACGGGATCCAGGACTACGAGGAAAACAACGCTCGGGTGCACCTGGTGATGGAGAAGGGAGACACCGTTTTCTTCCATCCTTTGCTCATCCATGGGTCTGGTCAGAACAAAACCCAGGGATTCCGGAAG GCAATTTCCTGCCATTTCGCCAGTGCCGATTGTCACTACATCGATGTGAAGGGCACCAGTCAAGAAAACATTGAGAAGGAAGTTGTAGGAATAGCAAATAAATTCTGGAGAGATGAAAACAGCATGGACTTGAAG GATATTTGGATGTTTCGAGCTCGACTTGTGAAAGGAGAAAGAATCAATCTTTGA
- the LOC105490624 gene encoding phytanoyl-CoA dioxygenase, peroxisomal isoform X1, whose amino-acid sequence MEQPRAAARLQIVLGHLGRPSAGAVVAHPTTGTIASASFHPQQFQYTLDNNVLTLEQRKFYEENGFLVIKNLVPDADIQRFRNEFEKICRKEVKPFGLVVMRDVTISKSEYTPSEKMTTKVQDFQEDKELFRYCTLPEILKYVECFTGPNIMAMHTMLINKPPDSGKKTSRHPLHQDLHYFPFRPSNLIVCAWTAMEHIDRNNGCLVVLPGTHKGSLKPHDYPKWEGGVNKMFHGIQDYEENNARVHLVMEKGDTVFFHPLLIHGSGQNKTQGFRKAISCHFASADCHYIDVKGTSQENIEKEVVGIANKFWRDENSMDLKDIWMFRARLVKGERINL is encoded by the exons ATGGAGCAGCCCCGCGCCGCCGCCCGCCTGCAGATCGTACTGGGCCACCTCGGCCGCCCCTCGGCCGGGGCCGTC GTAGCTCATCCCACTACAGGGACTATTGCCTCTGCCAGTTTCCATCCTCAACAATTCCA gTATACTCTGGATAATAATGTTCTAACCCTGGAACAGAgaaaattttatgaagaaaatggGTTTCTTGTAATCAAAAATCTTGTACCTGATGCCGATATTCAACGTTTTCG GAATGAGTTTGAAAAAATCTGCAGAAAGGAGGTGAAACCATTCGGATTAGTAGTAATGAGAGATGTGACCATTTCGAAATCGGAATATACTCCAAGTGAGAAGATGACCACGAAGGTCCAGGATTTCCAGGAAGATAAGGAGCTCTTCAGATACTGCACTCTCCCCGAG atTCTGAAATATGTGGAGTGCTTCACTGGACCTAATATCATGGCCATGCACACAATGTTGATAAACAAACCTCCAGATTCTG GCAAGAAGACGTCCCGTCATCCCCTGCACCAGGACCTGCACTATTTCCCCTTCAGGCCCAGCAATCTCATCGTTTGTGCCTGGACAGCAATGGAGCACATCGACCGGAACAATGGTTGTCTGGTTGTGCTCCCAGGAACACACAAGGGCTCCCTGAAGCCTCACGATTACCCCAAGTGGGAG GGGGGAGTTAACAAAATGTTCCACGGGATCCAGGACTACGAGGAAAACAACGCTCGGGTGCACCTGGTGATGGAGAAGGGAGACACCGTTTTCTTCCATCCTTTGCTCATCCATGGGTCTGGTCAGAACAAAACCCAGGGATTCCGGAAG GCAATTTCCTGCCATTTCGCCAGTGCCGATTGTCACTACATCGATGTGAAGGGCACCAGTCAAGAAAACATTGAGAAGGAAGTTGTAGGAATAGCAAATAAATTCTGGAGAGATGAAAACAGCATGGACTTGAAG GATATTTGGATGTTTCGAGCTCGACTTGTGAAAGGAGAAAGAATCAATCTTTGA